Proteins found in one Silene latifolia isolate original U9 population unplaced genomic scaffold, ASM4854445v1 scaffold_20.1, whole genome shotgun sequence genomic segment:
- the LOC141638431 gene encoding putative RNA-binding protein C25G10.01 isoform X1 produces MSHSRDESRSPSPDASASPGTTCHRPRSRSRSKSLPRRSRSRSVDVSNPGNNLYVTGLSMRVTSDDLEKFFSKEGKVLECNLVKDPHTKESRGFAFITMETVEGAERCLKNLNRSVLEGRLITVEKAKRSRGRTPTPGRYQGLKEKRGGPGPSQERRQSRDYPPRQRYDRGHYERVPYAPDRRRRSRSPYGRRVDDHYGGRTTGHYDSYRRR; encoded by the exons ATGTCACATTCAAGGGATGAAAG TAGGTCACCTTCACCAGATGCGTCTGCCTCCCCAGGCACTACCTGTCACCGACCTCGGTCTAGGTCTAGGTCAAAGTCATTGCCGAGACGCAGTCGTTCTAG GAGTGTTGATGTTTCGAATCCCGGAAATAACTTGTATGTGACTGGTTTGTCGATGAGGGTTACCAGCGATGATCTTGAGAAGTTCTTTAGCAAGGAGGGGAAG GTCCTTGAATGCAATTTAGTTAAGGATCCTCATACCAAAGAATCTCGTGGCTTTGCTTTCATCACTATGGAGACTGTTGAAGGAGCGGAAAGATGTCTGAAGAATCTGAATCGCTCTGTTCTTGAAGGCCGTCTAATCACAGTGGAGAAG GCAAAAAGGTCTCGTGGAAGGACTCCAACTCCTGGTCGCTACCAGGGTCTGAAAGAGAAGCGAGGAG GCCCAGGACCAAGTCAAGAACGTAGACAATCTCGTGATTACCCCCCTCGGCAGCGTTATGACAGAGGTCATTATGAAAGAGTTCCTTATGCTCCAGACAGGCGAAGGAGATCACGATCTCCGTATGGAAGGAGAGTAGATGATCATTATGGAGGGAGGACTACTGGTCATTATGACTCGTACAGGAGACGTTAG
- the LOC141638431 gene encoding serine/arginine-rich splicing factor SR45a-like isoform X2, whose protein sequence is MSHSRDESRSPSPDASASPGTTCHRPRSRSRSKSLPRRSRSRSVDVSNPGNNLYVTGLSMRVTSDDLEKFFSKEGKVLECNLVKDPHTKESRGFAFITMETVEGAERCLKNLNRSVLEGRLITVEKAKRSRGRTPTPGRYQGLKEKRGGPSQERRQSRDYPPRQRYDRGHYERVPYAPDRRRRSRSPYGRRVDDHYGGRTTGHYDSYRRR, encoded by the exons ATGTCACATTCAAGGGATGAAAG TAGGTCACCTTCACCAGATGCGTCTGCCTCCCCAGGCACTACCTGTCACCGACCTCGGTCTAGGTCTAGGTCAAAGTCATTGCCGAGACGCAGTCGTTCTAG GAGTGTTGATGTTTCGAATCCCGGAAATAACTTGTATGTGACTGGTTTGTCGATGAGGGTTACCAGCGATGATCTTGAGAAGTTCTTTAGCAAGGAGGGGAAG GTCCTTGAATGCAATTTAGTTAAGGATCCTCATACCAAAGAATCTCGTGGCTTTGCTTTCATCACTATGGAGACTGTTGAAGGAGCGGAAAGATGTCTGAAGAATCTGAATCGCTCTGTTCTTGAAGGCCGTCTAATCACAGTGGAGAAG GCAAAAAGGTCTCGTGGAAGGACTCCAACTCCTGGTCGCTACCAGGGTCTGAAAGAGAAGCGAGGAG GACCAAGTCAAGAACGTAGACAATCTCGTGATTACCCCCCTCGGCAGCGTTATGACAGAGGTCATTATGAAAGAGTTCCTTATGCTCCAGACAGGCGAAGGAGATCACGATCTCCGTATGGAAGGAGAGTAGATGATCATTATGGAGGGAGGACTACTGGTCATTATGACTCGTACAGGAGACGTTAG